The Panicum virgatum strain AP13 chromosome 5K, P.virgatum_v5, whole genome shotgun sequence genome has a window encoding:
- the LOC120709537 gene encoding uncharacterized protein LOC120709537, which produces MESEEMLAMLYSMAIMRLVNGFVENQHKKTGRSISELAEAIGIPRVLVDIRHESSHRNLPSLRLLRLASIKAFDWLKCIYWDRQTNSIPDVQVELRSRLHEISSFLKENDSKESKSGSKRKRSEKLIIKAIKYTRQLYYACPFEVVSILLDHMQLDAPESPESIDMQEIHSLGVYQSSDTQISKSDMKTITGSSYHVSENIFFDGKKVFTAGSCLQPAVLMSPSPTVLEPAVMAPLSPTT; this is translated from the exons ATGGAGTCGGAGGAAATGCTCGCGATGCTGTACAGTATGGCAATCATGAG GCTTGTAAATGGTTTTGTGGAGAATCAACATAAGAAAACTGGCCGTTCAATATCTGAACTAGCTGAGGCTATTGGAATACCACGAGTTCTGGTGGACATTCGCCATG AAAGTTCCCATCGCAACCTTCCCTCCCTGCGACTGTTACGCCTGGCAAGTATTAAG GCATTTGATTGGTTGAAGTGTATTTACTGGGATCGCCAGACTAATTCCATTCCTGATGTTCAAGTGGAACTGAGGTCGAGATTGCATGAGATTTCTTCCTTTCTGAAGGAGAATGATTCAAAAGAATCAAAATCAGGTTCCAAAAGGAAAC GGTCTGAGAAACTAATTATCAAAGCCATAAAGTACACTCGACAGCTATACTATGCTTGTCCCTTTGAGGTTGTTTCTATTCTACTGGATCATATGCAACTGGATGCTCCAGAGTCCCCTGAAAGCATTGACATGCAAGAAATTCATAGTTTGGGTGTTTATCAGTCATCTGACACTCAAATATCAAAAAGTGATATGAAAACTATCACTGGTTCCTCATATCATGtatctgaaaatattttttttgatgggaaaaaggtcttcaccgccggttcgtgtcttcaaccggcggtgttgatgtccccatcaccaacggttctggaaccggcggtgatggccccgctatcaccaacgacttaa
- the LOC120709535 gene encoding uncharacterized protein LOC120709535, translating to MTSFLQQFYQWEIQLLLLASFTLQVFLLFSGRLRQRSTNTILRLSIWLAYLGADFVAVYALGYLSRHKQDGPTGRQSSMDRSLSEPLAFFWAPFLLIHLGGQDTITAFALEDNNLWLRHLLNLIIQVFLALYVFWKSIDGHNVQLIVPGILLFISGILKYGERTQALMYGNLKGTRSTITGKEEKKATAACSSILSFAVHVAPGIRQLLEGCTVDQISGPSPQAHGKFSESQMLRLVNVELGILYDDLYTKAAVLRTRTGVILRCVSLVSAMASAALFAIVSKQGYSRVDVAITYTLFAGGLFLDVCAMLLMIMASPWAWTWLEAQKQGQCHWVIAGLLHLLPHGTDAENKKSMWSNRMGQYSLASYMGCDDNPTNLSGRVMQVVRKVAKRAGAGEEKLFWLSKLLDRGDAEVDKEIIECFSMNRFDIPTPLMGTSGIPEAERHYSRKWPYLEHLIRGILTACGWDMSSIIVRFHIFTEAHLGKISPDSMARMDPEAPALARACRKLSRYMLYLLVTHPPSMLQVSGSAEALLASYVNKISGYTDKADMLRRAMLGMTHWWGRNPSLDPTPCKETLEEIRDLWVWLVIYTAGRSRPEMHAANLASGGDLLAFVWLLLVHKNRGDLMLNRIEFSNVSPDPRVAPTTGLYAIYFKS from the coding sequence ATGACGAGCTTTTTGCAACAGTTTTATCAGTGGGAGATTCAGTTGCTTTTACTTGCCAGCTTCACACTTCAAGTATTCCTACTCTTTTCGGGTCGTCTGAGGCAGCGCAGTACCAACACCATCCTCAGGTTATCAATTTGGTTGGCATATTTGGGAGCAGACTTTGTAGCTGTTTATGCCCTAGGTTATCTATCACGACACAAGCAGGATGGTCCCACTGGAAGACAGTCATCAATGGACAGAAGCTTATCCGAGCCACTAGCTTTTTTCTGGGCACCTTTCCTGCTCATCCATCTAGGCGGGCAAGACACTATAACTGCTTTTGCTCTTGAGGACAACAACCTCTGGTTGAGACATTTGTTGAATCTGATCATCCAAGTGTTTCTTGCCTTATATGTATTCTGGAAGTCTATTGATGGGCACAATGTACAACTTATTGTTCCTGGTATCCTTTTGTTCATCTCTGGGATTCTCAAATATGGCGAGAGGACACAGGCCCTCATGTATGGGAACCTAAAAGGAACCAGAAGCACCATCACTGGAAAGGAGGAGAAGAAAGCTACTGCTGCCTGTTCTAGTATTTTAAGTTTTGCAGTGCATGTGGCTCCAGGTATCCGACAGCTGTTAGAGGGATGCACGGTGGACCAAATATCAGGTCCTTCCCCGCAAGCCCATGGGAAGTTCAGTGAGTCCCAGATGCTAAGATTGGTTAATGTTGAGCTTGGCATTCTCTATGACGATCTCTACACCAAGGCTGCAGTGCTTCGGACAAGGACGGGTGTTATACTAAGGTGTGTCTCCCTGGTATCTGCTATGGCTTCTGCTGCGCTCTTCGCCATTGTTAGCAAACAAGGATACAGCAGGGTTGATGTTGCCATCACATATACATTGTTCGCCGGTGGCTTGTTTCTTGATGTCTGTGCCATGCTTTTGATGATCATGGCGTCACCTTGGGCATGGACATGGTTGGAAGCCCAAAAGCAAGGGCAGTGCCATTGGGTCATCGCCGGCTTGCTCCATCTTCTTCCCCATGGCACTGATGCAGAGAACAAGAAGTCAATGTGGTCCAACCGCATGGGGCAGTACAGCTTGGCCAGTTATATGGGCTGTGATGATAACCCGACCAATCTGTCCGGACGAGTGATGCAAGTGGTCAGGAAGGTGGCCAAGCGAGCAGGCGCTGGAGAAGAgaagctgttttggctgagcaaGCTATTGGACAGAGGCGATGCAGAGGTGGACAAGGAAATAATAGAGTGCTTCTCAATGAATAGGTTTGACATACCTACGCCGTTGATGGGCACTTCAGGAATTCCTGAAGCAGAGCGGCATTATAGCCGAAAATGGCCATACCTTGAACACCTGATTAGAGGAATCCTCACAGCCTGTGGCTGGGATATGAGCTCTATCATTGTCCGGTTCCATATTTTCACCgaggcacatcttggcaaaatttCTCCTGATAGCATGGCCAGGATGGACCCAGAAGCACCAGCATTGGCCCGCGCCTGCCGGAAGCTATCAAGGTATATGCTCTACCTCCTAGTTACCCACCCACCATCCATGTTGCAGGTCAGTGGCAGCGCCGAAGCTTTGCTTGCGTCCTACGTTAACAAGATTTCCGGCTACACAGACAAAGCGGACATGCTCCGTAGGGCCATGCTTGGAATGACACATTGGTGGGGCCGGAATCCCAGTCTGGACCCTACACCATGCAAGGAGACATTGGAGGAGATACGGGACCTTTGGGTGTGGCTCGTTATTTACACCGCTGGCAGATCGCGACCGGAGATGCACGCGGCGAACCTGGCAAGCGGAGGGGACCTTCTCGCCTTTGTTTGGCTGCTCCTGGTGCATAAAAATCGTGGTGATCTTATGCTCAACAGGATAGAGTTCTCCAATGTATCTCCCGATCCTCGGGTTGCTCCAACGACTGGACTGTATGCCATTTATTTCAAAAGTTGA